One window from the genome of uncultured Tateyamaria sp. encodes:
- a CDS encoding DUF2834 domain-containing protein, with translation MAPVRMIFLALAIWGAIHPMYYFISWFQANTWDIMAMVDAWHVNTATSGLVWDLTIAAVALTVWIISEVSVRRNWSALIAIPATFCIGVSCGLPLYLFLRSRPVT, from the coding sequence ATGGCGCCGGTTCGCATGATCTTTCTGGCGCTGGCCATTTGGGGCGCCATCCACCCTATGTACTATTTCATCAGCTGGTTTCAGGCGAACACGTGGGACATCATGGCGATGGTCGATGCGTGGCACGTGAACACCGCGACCAGCGGGCTGGTCTGGGACCTGACCATTGCGGCCGTGGCGTTGACCGTCTGGATCATCTCCGAAGTGTCGGTGCGGCGGAACTGGTCCGCCCTGATTGCGATCCCGGCCACGTTCTGCATCGGGGTCAGTTGCGGTCTGCCCCTGTACCTGTTCCTGCGGTCACGGCCCGTTACCTAA